From Achromobacter spanius, a single genomic window includes:
- a CDS encoding D-amino acid aminotransferase — MIPGVPGESQVYLNGEFLRVDEAKVSVLDRGFIFGDGIYEVVPVYQGNAFRMAEHLDRLDRSLAALRIAPPFDRSAWIDLIQQLLDRSNLDTCIVYLQVTRGVAKRDHPFPMPAVTPTVFGMIAAWSPPPAAQREQGLSAISIPDERWLHCEIKSVSLLGNVLAKQQAVDAHVDEVLQFRDGYLTEGASTNIWVVSGGKLLAPPKNNLILEGIRYGLMGELAAEAGIPFESRRISQEEVEQADELMLSSATKEVLAIVSLDGKPVGTGKPGPVFEQLRAGYDARIAAL, encoded by the coding sequence ATGATTCCGGGCGTGCCGGGCGAAAGCCAGGTGTATCTCAACGGTGAATTTCTGCGCGTGGACGAGGCCAAGGTCTCCGTCCTGGACCGCGGCTTCATTTTCGGCGACGGCATCTACGAAGTCGTCCCCGTGTACCAAGGCAATGCGTTTCGCATGGCCGAACACCTCGACCGCCTTGATCGCAGCCTGGCTGCCTTGCGCATCGCGCCGCCGTTCGACCGCAGCGCGTGGATCGACCTGATCCAGCAACTGCTGGACCGCTCCAACCTGGACACCTGCATCGTCTACCTGCAGGTGACGCGCGGCGTCGCCAAGCGCGACCATCCGTTCCCCATGCCGGCCGTCACGCCGACGGTGTTCGGCATGATCGCGGCCTGGTCGCCGCCGCCCGCCGCCCAGCGCGAGCAGGGCCTGTCCGCCATCAGCATTCCCGACGAGCGCTGGCTGCACTGCGAGATCAAGTCCGTGTCCTTGCTGGGCAACGTGCTGGCCAAGCAGCAGGCCGTTGACGCCCATGTCGACGAGGTTCTGCAGTTCCGCGACGGCTATCTGACCGAAGGCGCGTCCACCAACATCTGGGTGGTCTCCGGCGGCAAGCTGCTGGCGCCGCCCAAGAACAACCTGATCCTCGAAGGCATCCGCTACGGCCTGATGGGCGAACTGGCCGCCGAGGCCGGCATCCCGTTCGAGTCGCGCCGCATCTCGCAGGAAGAGGTGGAGCAGGCCGACGAGCTGATGCTGTCGTCCGCCACCAAGGAAGTGCTGGCCATCGTGTCGCTGGACGGCAAGCCCGTGGGTACGGGCAAGCCCGGCCCTGTTTTTGAACAATTGCGTGCGGGTTATGATGCCCGCATCGCCGCGCTGTAG
- a CDS encoding D-alanyl-D-alanine carboxypeptidase family protein, whose product MKKLPHSAQSPVVFTRRLVSGAVLSAMLAASMPAWAQQAPAAPAAAPAAAAQAPSPTGAVPVGDVSAVPAPTIAAKAWIVVDVNSGQTLAASNPDMKVEPASLTKIMTAYVVFNALEEKRLTLEQTVPVSEHAWRTGGSRMFIEPRKPVTVDELNQGMIVQSGNDASVALAEAVGGSESAFAALMNQEADRLGMKNTHFMNATGLPDPQHMTSTRDLATLSAHLITDHPDFFHYYKQKSYTYNKITQPNRNRLLWADPSVDGMKTGHTDSAGYCLVSTAVRGDRRILVVVVGTDSEATRAEESLKLLNWSFQNFDTVKLFDKSQPGIDARVWEGTAENVKLGPPNPVSIAVPRGKAGELKPVAQRTDPLIAPLAKGQQVGTLQFTLDGKVLRTEPLVVQDAVERAGFFGRMVDTVKRWFQ is encoded by the coding sequence ATGAAGAAATTGCCTCACTCCGCTCAATCCCCCGTTGTCTTTACCCGCCGCCTCGTTTCAGGCGCGGTGTTGTCAGCGATGCTGGCGGCCTCCATGCCAGCTTGGGCGCAGCAGGCGCCAGCCGCACCCGCTGCCGCGCCGGCCGCAGCGGCTCAGGCTCCGTCGCCCACGGGCGCGGTGCCGGTCGGCGATGTTTCGGCCGTCCCGGCGCCCACCATCGCGGCCAAGGCCTGGATCGTCGTCGATGTGAACAGCGGCCAGACGCTGGCCGCATCCAATCCCGACATGAAGGTCGAGCCGGCCTCGCTCACCAAGATCATGACGGCCTACGTCGTGTTCAACGCGCTGGAAGAAAAGCGCCTGACGCTGGAGCAGACCGTGCCGGTGTCCGAGCACGCCTGGCGCACGGGCGGCTCGCGCATGTTCATCGAGCCGCGCAAGCCGGTCACGGTGGACGAACTGAACCAGGGCATGATCGTGCAATCGGGCAACGACGCCTCGGTGGCGCTGGCTGAAGCCGTGGGCGGCAGCGAGTCCGCCTTTGCCGCGCTGATGAACCAGGAAGCCGATCGCCTGGGCATGAAGAACACGCACTTCATGAACGCCACGGGCCTGCCCGATCCGCAGCACATGACCTCCACGCGCGATCTGGCCACGCTCTCGGCGCACCTGATCACCGATCACCCGGACTTCTTCCACTACTACAAGCAGAAGAGCTACACCTACAACAAGATCACGCAGCCCAACCGCAACCGCCTGCTGTGGGCCGACCCGTCGGTTGACGGCATGAAGACCGGCCACACGGATTCGGCCGGCTACTGCCTGGTGTCGACGGCCGTGCGCGGCGACCGCCGCATCCTGGTGGTTGTGGTGGGCACCGACAGCGAAGCGACGCGCGCCGAAGAAAGCCTGAAGCTCCTGAACTGGAGCTTCCAGAACTTCGACACGGTCAAGCTGTTCGACAAGAGCCAGCCCGGCATCGACGCCCGCGTCTGGGAAGGCACCGCCGAAAACGTCAAGCTCGGTCCGCCCAACCCGGTGTCGATCGCCGTGCCGCGCGGCAAGGCAGGCGAACTCAAGCCGGTCGCGCAGCGCACCGATCCGCTCATCGCGCCGCTGGCCAAGGGTCAGCAGGTCGGCACGCTGCAGTTCACGCTGGACGGCAAGGTGCTGCGCACCGAGCCGCTGGTGGTGCAGGACGCCGTCGAACGCGCCGGCTTCTTTGGCCGCATGGTCGACACCGTCAAGCGCTGGTTCCAGTAA
- a CDS encoding alpha/beta hydrolase: MSARTETHAFAGPAGRIDCAIDWPADTPRGWALVLHPHPLQGGARENKVVTTLSRACVQHGLVAVRPNFRGVGQSEGAFDKSVGETQDMLAVVAQMRELHPELAQAPWVLAGFSFGTAVAAQTYAALAEAGEAVLPSALMLMGPAVNRFQSHEVQVPDDTLMVHGEEDEVVPLSEAMDWARPRSIPVVVVPGASHFFHGKLLVLRQLVQARLKVALD; the protein is encoded by the coding sequence ATGTCCGCACGCACTGAAACCCACGCTTTCGCCGGCCCCGCCGGCCGAATCGATTGCGCCATCGACTGGCCCGCCGACACGCCGCGCGGCTGGGCGCTGGTGCTGCATCCGCACCCGCTGCAGGGCGGCGCGCGCGAGAACAAGGTGGTCACGACCCTGTCGCGCGCCTGCGTGCAGCACGGTCTGGTGGCGGTGCGCCCCAACTTCCGCGGCGTCGGCCAGTCCGAAGGCGCGTTCGACAAATCCGTCGGCGAAACCCAGGACATGTTGGCCGTGGTCGCGCAAATGCGCGAACTGCATCCCGAACTGGCGCAGGCGCCGTGGGTGCTGGCGGGCTTTTCGTTCGGCACCGCGGTTGCCGCGCAGACCTACGCCGCGCTGGCGGAGGCGGGCGAAGCCGTGCTGCCGTCGGCGCTGATGCTGATGGGGCCGGCCGTCAACCGCTTCCAGTCGCACGAAGTGCAAGTGCCTGACGACACGCTGATGGTGCATGGCGAAGAAGACGAAGTGGTGCCGCTGTCCGAAGCCATGGACTGGGCGCGGCCGCGCTCGATTCCGGTGGTGGTGGTGCCGGGCGCTTCGCATTTCTTCCACGGCAAGCTGCTGGTGCTGCGCCAGCTGGTGCAGGCCCGGTTGAAGGTTGCGCTGGACTGA
- a CDS encoding ABC-type transport auxiliary lipoprotein family protein yields MKMRSAILILTLALAGCGIGRVDAPPTLFDLGLDARPVPALPARDPIALTFQSAPGLTDTGMIWRVGDSAAPRSYATYRWAASPADLVRQRITDRLSRQGAVLSDRVTLQTPQLQVSLAQFEQVFSEDGQSSQGRVLLQAVLLDGRHVVDQKRILVAAPAPTQDAEGGVAALRQATDEASDQLAQWLAATLRPPAAAARGK; encoded by the coding sequence ATGAAGATGCGCAGCGCCATTCTGATCCTGACCCTGGCCCTGGCCGGTTGCGGCATCGGCCGCGTGGACGCGCCGCCCACGCTGTTCGACCTGGGGCTGGACGCCCGGCCCGTGCCCGCCTTGCCTGCACGCGATCCGATCGCGCTGACTTTCCAGTCGGCGCCGGGCCTGACCGACACAGGCATGATCTGGCGCGTGGGCGACAGCGCCGCGCCGCGGTCCTATGCCACGTACCGCTGGGCCGCATCGCCCGCCGACCTGGTCCGGCAGCGCATCACCGATCGCCTGTCGCGTCAGGGGGCCGTGCTGAGCGATCGCGTCACGCTGCAGACGCCGCAACTGCAGGTGTCGCTGGCGCAGTTCGAGCAGGTCTTTTCCGAAGACGGCCAGTCGAGCCAGGGACGCGTCCTGCTGCAGGCGGTGCTGCTGGACGGCCGCCACGTCGTGGACCAGAAGCGCATTCTGGTGGCTGCGCCCGCACCCACGCAGGATGCCGAAGGCGGGGTCGCGGCGCTGCGCCAGGCCACCGACGAGGCCAGCGACCAGCTTGCGCAATGGCTTGCCGCCACCCTGCGGCCGCCCGCCGCCGCCGCGCGCGGAAAGTGA
- a CDS encoding MlaD family protein, whose product MENRSHALMAGIFTLVLLAAATLTAIWIGRDRTQLQPYEIISATAVTGLNPQSAVRYQGVPVGRVQSLALNPNKPGQVRIRIGVAPNTPITESTWAELGVQGVTGMANVDLRDDGSSLKRLTSTAEHPAAIPLRPGFLDRIEKRGDQLISNVEVATEQLKRVLSEQNVQALTASLQNANDISLSLKEASRDLAPTLAKLGPLMDSLNSTSRQADRAAREIGDLAQQARQSLARLNAPDGPLAVATRSLNDIALAAARLDGETLPAFTTMANDVSTAARGAAITLRRVDNTPQSFLFGPPPIAPGPGEPGFAGFRR is encoded by the coding sequence ATGGAAAACCGTAGTCATGCGCTCATGGCCGGTATCTTCACGCTGGTCCTGCTGGCTGCCGCGACGCTGACGGCCATCTGGATCGGCCGCGACCGGACGCAATTGCAGCCATACGAAATCATCTCGGCCACGGCCGTCACGGGCCTGAATCCGCAGTCCGCCGTGCGCTACCAGGGCGTGCCCGTGGGCCGCGTGCAGTCGCTGGCGCTCAATCCCAACAAACCCGGGCAGGTGCGCATCCGCATCGGCGTGGCGCCCAACACGCCGATCACCGAATCGACGTGGGCCGAGCTGGGCGTGCAGGGCGTGACCGGCATGGCCAACGTGGACCTGCGCGACGACGGCTCGTCGCTCAAGCGCCTGACCTCCACCGCCGAGCATCCGGCGGCCATTCCGCTGCGTCCGGGCTTTCTGGACCGCATCGAAAAGCGCGGTGACCAGCTGATCTCCAACGTCGAAGTGGCGACCGAACAATTGAAGCGCGTGCTGAGCGAACAGAACGTGCAGGCGCTCACGGCCAGCCTGCAGAACGCCAACGACATCTCGCTGTCCCTGAAGGAAGCCAGCCGCGACCTCGCGCCCACGCTGGCCAAGCTGGGTCCGCTGATGGATTCGCTGAACAGCACGTCGCGTCAGGCCGACCGCGCCGCGCGCGAGATCGGCGACCTGGCCCAGCAGGCCCGTCAGTCGCTGGCGCGCCTGAATGCGCCCGATGGCCCGCTGGCGGTCGCCACGCGCAGCCTGAACGACATCGCGCTGGCCGCCGCGCGGCTGGACGGCGAGACGCTGCCGGCCTTCACCACCATGGCGAACGACGTCAGCACGGCCGCGCGCGGCGCGGCGATCACCCTGCGCCGTGTGGACAACACGCCGCAATCGTTCCTGTTCGGTCCCCCGCCCATCGCGCCGGGACCCGGCGAACCCGGCTTTGCCGGATTCCGGAGATAG
- a CDS encoding ABC transporter ATP-binding protein: MNNATQNRLFTEEGVTVEPVITVRGLRTAFGDHVVHQNLDLTVFPGEILVLVGGSGTGKTVLLRQIIGLDVPAAGTVKVLGHTLSELTPGERRRLSYRWGMLFQAGALFSALSVFDNVALPLRELRTVPEDLVRDVVMCRLAMVGLSSRDADKRPSDLSGGMVKRVALARALSLDPELLFLDEPTAGLDPLRSDEFVDLVRSLHRQLGFTVVMVTHDLDTLLALATRVAVLAEKRVIICDTVPEVLKFDHPFIHTFFLGERGLRALGDLAPKGMHHGKP, translated from the coding sequence ATGAACAACGCCACTCAGAATCGGCTGTTCACCGAAGAGGGCGTGACCGTCGAGCCGGTCATTACGGTGCGCGGCCTGCGCACCGCATTTGGCGACCACGTCGTGCACCAGAACCTGGATCTGACGGTGTTTCCGGGCGAGATCCTGGTGCTGGTCGGCGGTTCGGGCACGGGCAAGACGGTGCTGCTGCGGCAGATCATCGGGTTGGACGTGCCGGCCGCGGGCACCGTGAAGGTGCTGGGACACACGCTGTCGGAACTGACGCCGGGCGAGCGCCGGCGCCTGTCATACCGGTGGGGCATGCTGTTCCAGGCCGGGGCGCTGTTCTCGGCGCTGTCGGTGTTCGACAACGTGGCGCTGCCCCTGCGCGAACTGCGCACGGTGCCGGAAGACCTGGTGCGCGACGTCGTCATGTGCCGGCTGGCCATGGTGGGGTTGTCGTCGCGCGATGCGGACAAGCGGCCCTCGGACCTGTCCGGCGGCATGGTCAAGCGCGTGGCGCTGGCGCGCGCGCTGTCGCTGGACCCGGAATTGCTGTTCCTCGATGAGCCCACGGCTGGACTCGATCCGCTGCGGTCCGACGAGTTCGTGGACCTGGTGCGCAGCCTGCACCGGCAGCTTGGCTTTACCGTCGTCATGGTGACGCACGATCTGGACACGCTGCTGGCGCTGGCCACGCGCGTGGCCGTGCTGGCGGAGAAGCGGGTGATCATTTGCGACACGGTGCCTGAAGTCCTGAAGTTCGATCACCCGTTCATTCATACATTCTTCCTGGGCGAGCGCGGTCTGCGCGCGCTGGGAGACCTGGCACCGAAGGGAATGCACCATGGAAAACCGTAG
- a CDS encoding MlaE family ABC transporter permease, which produces MPHSALLATAAAPFRHEGGVCHVGGDWSVLALAESGEVERRREALARAAKEGARWDLHAIHRLDTIGALIIWQAWGEKLPERVRWGAGQQDVFNALAMNKGETPAPAAKPETWTWVRATGGAVLRGAENGKALLVMLGQLVLDVGAMLRRPWLGPWREISAQVYRTGAQALGITALVGFLIGVVLSYLSAQQLQMFGADRFIVRLLGVSIVRELGPVLAAILVAGRSGSAITAQIGVMRVTQELDAMLVMGISHGQRLILPRVVALAITMPLLVLWTSAMALLGGMLAAQAQLGVSAQWFLQSLPDAITLTNYWIGMLKGVTFGILIALIACHFGLRIQPNTESLGRGTTTSVVTSITGVILLDAVYAVIFSSVGI; this is translated from the coding sequence ATGCCGCATTCCGCATTGCTTGCGACCGCCGCCGCGCCCTTCCGCCACGAAGGCGGGGTTTGCCACGTCGGCGGCGACTGGAGCGTCCTGGCGCTGGCCGAGTCGGGCGAAGTGGAACGCAGACGCGAGGCGCTCGCGCGGGCCGCCAAGGAGGGCGCGCGCTGGGACCTGCACGCGATCCACCGGCTTGACACCATCGGCGCGCTGATCATCTGGCAGGCCTGGGGCGAAAAGCTGCCCGAGCGTGTGCGCTGGGGCGCTGGGCAGCAGGACGTCTTCAACGCGCTGGCGATGAACAAGGGCGAAACCCCCGCGCCCGCCGCCAAGCCCGAAACCTGGACGTGGGTGCGCGCCACAGGCGGCGCGGTCCTGCGGGGCGCCGAAAACGGCAAGGCCCTGCTCGTCATGCTGGGCCAGCTGGTGCTGGATGTGGGCGCCATGCTGCGCCGGCCCTGGCTGGGCCCCTGGCGCGAGATCTCCGCGCAGGTGTACCGGACCGGCGCGCAGGCGCTGGGCATCACGGCGCTGGTGGGCTTTCTGATCGGCGTGGTGCTGTCCTACCTGTCGGCGCAGCAGCTGCAGATGTTCGGCGCCGACCGCTTCATCGTGCGCCTTCTGGGCGTGTCCATCGTGCGCGAGCTGGGGCCGGTGCTGGCGGCCATTCTGGTGGCCGGCCGGTCGGGGTCTGCGATTACGGCGCAGATCGGCGTCATGCGGGTCACGCAGGAACTGGACGCCATGCTGGTCATGGGCATTTCCCACGGCCAGCGGCTGATCCTGCCGCGCGTGGTGGCGCTGGCGATCACGATGCCGCTGCTGGTGCTGTGGACCAGCGCGATGGCGCTGCTGGGCGGCATGCTGGCGGCGCAGGCGCAACTGGGCGTGTCCGCGCAATGGTTCCTGCAATCGCTGCCGGATGCGATCACACTGACCAATTACTGGATCGGCATGTTGAAGGGCGTGACCTTCGGCATCCTGATTGCGCTGATCGCCTGCCATTTTGGCCTGCGCATTCAGCCCAACACCGAAAGCCTGGGCCGCGGCACCACCACATCCGTGGTCACGTCGATCACGGGCGTGATTTTGCTGGATGCGGTGTATGCGGTCATCTTCAGCTCGGTGGGCATCTGA
- a CDS encoding biotin--[acetyl-CoA-carboxylase] ligase, which translates to MPAPVCSIDLPAPEMLARTLADRLPAFQDVTWTGTTGSTNADLLARARSGAGAGKPWLLGTHQQDAGRGRAGRPWQNRQGSTLMFSCAFDVHLPAMQLAALSPLAGVAACEALRTVAGPASRGLCMKWPNDIQWHDAKLAGILVETTRNPGGRDTGYTVVIGMGVNLADAAALSLALGREIADWTQVQAGAARAAVAADLICASAAAWHEAVRALERDGFGAFRQRFDQVDALAGRKVNVLDKGAILLSGTACGVDEQGRLLVQTPEGATPISVGEISIRRQA; encoded by the coding sequence ATGCCCGCCCCCGTTTGCTCCATCGACCTGCCCGCCCCGGAAATGCTTGCCCGGACGCTGGCGGACCGCCTGCCCGCCTTCCAGGACGTCACCTGGACCGGCACCACCGGATCGACCAATGCCGACCTGCTGGCGCGTGCGCGTTCGGGCGCCGGCGCGGGCAAGCCCTGGCTGCTGGGCACCCATCAGCAGGACGCCGGCCGCGGCCGCGCCGGCCGTCCGTGGCAGAACCGCCAGGGATCCACGCTGATGTTCTCGTGCGCCTTCGACGTGCATCTGCCCGCCATGCAGCTGGCGGCGCTATCGCCGCTTGCCGGCGTGGCCGCCTGCGAAGCGCTGCGCACCGTTGCCGGGCCGGCGTCGCGGGGCCTCTGCATGAAATGGCCCAACGATATTCAATGGCACGACGCCAAGCTGGCCGGCATTCTTGTCGAGACCACCCGCAATCCGGGCGGCCGCGACACCGGCTACACCGTGGTGATCGGCATGGGCGTCAATCTTGCCGATGCGGCCGCGCTGTCGCTCGCCCTGGGCCGCGAAATCGCGGACTGGACGCAGGTGCAGGCCGGCGCCGCGCGCGCAGCGGTGGCCGCGGACCTGATCTGCGCCAGCGCCGCGGCGTGGCACGAGGCCGTCCGCGCGCTTGAGCGCGACGGCTTTGGCGCCTTCCGGCAGCGTTTCGACCAGGTGGACGCGCTGGCGGGCCGCAAGGTGAACGTGCTGGACAAGGGCGCTATTCTTCTAAGCGGCACCGCCTGTGGCGTGGACGAGCAAGGACGCCTGCTGGTGCAAACGCCCGAGGGCGCCACACCGATCTCGGTCGGTGAAATTTCGATTCGACGCCAAGCATGA
- a CDS encoding type III pantothenate kinase, with protein sequence MIILIDSGNSRLKVGWLDASNPDMPREPAAVAFDGLDLNALDDWLAALPRPPRRALGVNVAGATRGDAIAAILQKHGCAVTWSPSQATTLGLVNSYRTPTQLGADRWASLLGVLSRLPGTHPPFVLASFGTATTIDTVGPDNVFAGGLILPGPAMMRTSLAHGTANLPIANGQVVPYPTDTHEAIASGIAAAQAGAVVRQWLAGRQRYGQTPQIYAAGGGWPEVHQEIERLLADAGGAFGATPVPVYLDHPVLDGLAAVARATLNTTP encoded by the coding sequence ATGATTATTCTCATCGACTCCGGTAACAGCCGCCTCAAAGTGGGTTGGCTGGACGCCAGCAATCCGGACATGCCGCGCGAGCCCGCGGCCGTCGCTTTCGACGGCCTGGACCTGAACGCGCTGGATGACTGGCTTGCCGCCCTGCCCCGGCCGCCACGGCGCGCGCTGGGCGTGAATGTCGCTGGCGCGACGCGTGGCGACGCCATCGCGGCCATCCTGCAAAAGCACGGCTGCGCCGTCACCTGGTCGCCGTCGCAAGCGACGACGCTGGGTCTGGTCAACAGCTATCGCACCCCCACGCAGCTCGGCGCCGACCGCTGGGCCTCGCTGCTCGGCGTGCTGTCGCGCCTGCCGGGCACGCACCCGCCCTTCGTGCTGGCCAGCTTCGGCACCGCCACCACCATCGACACCGTCGGACCGGACAACGTCTTTGCGGGCGGCCTGATCCTGCCGGGCCCGGCCATGATGCGCACCTCGCTTGCCCACGGCACCGCCAACCTGCCCATCGCCAACGGCCAGGTCGTGCCCTACCCCACGGACACGCACGAGGCCATCGCCTCGGGCATCGCCGCCGCGCAGGCCGGCGCCGTCGTGCGCCAATGGCTGGCGGGCCGCCAGCGCTATGGCCAGACGCCGCAGATCTACGCGGCCGGCGGCGGCTGGCCCGAAGTGCACCAGGAAATCGAACGCTTGCTGGCCGATGCGGGCGGCGCGTTCGGCGCGACGCCGGTTCCGGTCTACCTGGACCATCCCGTTCTGGACGGACTGGCCGCCGTGGCGCGCGCCACCCTGAACACCACTCCCTGA
- a CDS encoding 3-deoxy-D-manno-octulosonic acid transferase: MNRGVYTLGLRALAPLIWFWMARRAKRAGGHWEIFSPERFGRSDPASVLPDNPVWVHAVSLGETRAALPLLNALLARGLPVLLTHTTATGRAEGERLFKDAIAQGQLRQVWLPYDFPGATRRFLAAHRPRCGLLMEREIWPNLLAAARQARVPMALVSARYSASSLRQARRMGGVMREALAGLDKVLAQTAEDAGRLAEAGAPAAVVTGNLKFDLVLPPAQIEAGRAWRAQLGRQVVAVASTREGEDAPFIEAIKRHAAVPGAPLFLLIPRHPQRFDEAARLLSDAKVGFARRSEGTLPPPDAAVLVGNTLGEMAFYYAASDVAIVAGSFAPLGGQNLIEACAAGVPVIVGPHTFNFKQAAEDAVEAGAALRAADPAQAVDAAIALLHDTARRQAASKAARTWFDQHAGATGRTMAALGPWLDGRAPGR, translated from the coding sequence ATGAACCGCGGCGTCTACACGCTTGGGCTTCGGGCTCTCGCGCCGCTGATCTGGTTTTGGATGGCCCGCCGCGCCAAACGCGCCGGCGGCCACTGGGAGATCTTTTCGCCCGAGCGCTTCGGGCGTTCCGATCCAGCCTCCGTGTTGCCGGACAACCCGGTCTGGGTGCATGCCGTCAGCCTGGGCGAGACCCGGGCCGCATTGCCATTGCTGAATGCGCTGCTGGCGCGCGGCCTGCCCGTGCTGCTGACGCATACGACGGCAACCGGCCGCGCGGAAGGCGAGCGTCTGTTCAAGGACGCCATCGCGCAGGGACAACTTCGGCAGGTCTGGCTGCCCTACGATTTTCCCGGCGCGACCCGCCGCTTCCTGGCGGCGCATCGGCCGCGCTGCGGCCTCCTGATGGAACGCGAGATCTGGCCCAACCTGCTGGCCGCCGCGCGGCAGGCGCGGGTGCCGATGGCGCTGGTCAGCGCGCGCTATTCCGCGTCGTCGCTACGGCAGGCGCGCCGGATGGGCGGCGTGATGCGCGAGGCGCTGGCCGGGTTGGACAAGGTGCTGGCGCAGACGGCGGAAGATGCCGGACGGCTGGCCGAGGCGGGTGCGCCGGCGGCCGTCGTGACCGGCAATCTCAAGTTTGACCTCGTGCTGCCGCCCGCGCAGATTGAGGCGGGGCGCGCGTGGCGCGCGCAGCTCGGCCGGCAGGTCGTCGCGGTTGCCAGCACGCGCGAGGGCGAGGATGCGCCGTTCATCGAGGCGATCAAGCGGCACGCGGCCGTGCCGGGCGCGCCGCTTTTTCTGCTGATTCCGCGCCATCCCCAGCGCTTTGACGAAGCCGCGCGGCTGCTGTCGGACGCGAAAGTGGGTTTTGCGCGCCGTTCCGAAGGCACGCTGCCGCCGCCGGACGCTGCCGTGCTGGTGGGAAATACGCTGGGCGAGATGGCCTTCTATTACGCGGCCTCGGACGTCGCGATCGTGGCCGGGAGCTTTGCGCCGCTGGGCGGCCAGAACCTGATCGAAGCCTGCGCGGCGGGCGTGCCCGTCATCGTCGGGCCGCACACGTTCAATTTCAAGCAGGCGGCCGAAGACGCTGTCGAGGCGGGCGCCGCGTTGCGCGCGGCCGATCCGGCGCAGGCGGTGGACGCGGCGATCGCGCTGCTGCATGACACGGCCCGCCGGCAAGCGGCGAGCAAGGCGGCCCGCACGTGGTTCGACCAGCATGCGGGTGCGACGGGGCGCACGATGGCCGCGTTGGGGCCCTGGCTGGATGGACGGGCGCCGGGCCGTTAA
- the waaC gene encoding lipopolysaccharide heptosyltransferase I encodes MPTRILIVRTSSLGDLVHMLPAITDIARHVPDAQIDWVVEEAFAEIPTWHPAVNEIIKVAHRRWRKSWWSAQVRAERRALRERLRAVRYDVVLDMQALLKSAWLVRQTQGVKHGLDWRSAREPLASLFYNVRHRVEFWQPAVIRQRKLAGLTFGYQHAGLPDFGLQAFARQATQAPEPVVEVGSGGLNAAELPRLHHLDTDRGYAVIMPSASRDDKLWPEEDWRVVFRRLREAGCTLKLLAGNEQEAERAQLLVAGMEGAEVMPRMDLSAVAKLLAGARLMVGLDSGLTHLSAALGRPTIGIYRASTPVRTPLVGSNYTASLGDRGASPSREAVMASVEQALAAQ; translated from the coding sequence ATGCCCACTCGCATTCTCATTGTCCGCACGTCCTCGCTGGGCGACCTCGTCCACATGCTGCCTGCGATCACGGATATCGCCCGGCACGTGCCGGACGCGCAGATCGACTGGGTCGTCGAGGAAGCGTTTGCCGAGATCCCGACGTGGCATCCCGCCGTCAACGAAATCATCAAGGTCGCGCACCGGCGCTGGCGCAAGTCGTGGTGGTCCGCCCAGGTGCGGGCCGAGCGCCGCGCGCTGCGTGAACGGCTGCGCGCCGTGCGCTACGACGTGGTGCTGGACATGCAGGCCCTGCTGAAATCGGCGTGGCTGGTGCGCCAGACGCAGGGCGTCAAGCACGGCCTGGACTGGCGCTCTGCCCGCGAGCCGCTGGCCTCGCTGTTCTACAACGTGCGTCATCGCGTCGAGTTCTGGCAGCCGGCGGTGATCCGCCAGCGCAAACTGGCAGGCCTGACGTTCGGCTATCAGCATGCCGGCCTGCCGGATTTTGGACTGCAGGCCTTCGCGCGCCAGGCGACCCAGGCGCCCGAGCCGGTCGTGGAAGTGGGCAGCGGCGGCCTGAACGCCGCCGAGCTGCCCCGGCTTCACCACCTGGACACCGATCGCGGCTATGCGGTGATCATGCCGTCGGCCAGCCGTGACGACAAGCTGTGGCCCGAGGAAGACTGGCGCGTGGTGTTCCGCCGCCTGCGCGAGGCCGGTTGCACGTTAAAGCTGCTTGCCGGCAACGAGCAGGAAGCCGAGCGTGCTCAACTGCTGGTGGCCGGCATGGAAGGCGCCGAGGTCATGCCCCGCATGGATCTGTCCGCCGTGGCCAAGCTGCTGGCTGGCGCGCGCCTGATGGTGGGGCTGGACAGCGGCCTCACGCACCTTTCCGCCGCGCTCGGCCGTCCCACGATCGGCATTTACCGGGCGTCCACGCCCGTGCGCACCCCTCTCGTCGGCTCCAACTACACCGCCAGCCTGGGCGACCGCGGCGCCTCGCCGTCGCGCGAGGCCGTGATGGCCTCGGTCGAGCAGGCGCTCGCCGCGCAGTGA